A DNA window from Luteolibacter luteus contains the following coding sequences:
- a CDS encoding SDR family NAD(P)-dependent oxidoreductase produces the protein MNLFDLTGKTALVTGASRGLGKGFALALARAGADVVVTSRTLSSLDSTVAEIEVMGRKAWPVVLDVREKESIEAAAEAAWAAAGKLDILVNNAGCNVRKPALEVTWEDWNLILDTNLRGVFFTAQAIARRMVERGYGRIINIGSVTCVNGYAGLAPYGASRGGVKQLTMSLADDWGKHGVTVNCLAPGWFKTAQNAVMYEDAGWVDYLTDRIPLKRPGAPGDLDGTLVFLASDASAYMTGQTLLVDGGISVGAVKAVPRK, from the coding sequence ATGAACCTGTTTGATCTTACCGGAAAGACGGCCTTGGTGACCGGCGCGAGCCGTGGCCTTGGGAAGGGCTTTGCCTTGGCTCTCGCCAGGGCAGGTGCAGATGTCGTGGTGACGAGTCGCACGCTGTCGTCGCTTGATTCGACAGTCGCCGAGATCGAGGTGATGGGGCGAAAGGCCTGGCCTGTTGTTCTCGATGTGCGCGAGAAGGAGAGCATTGAAGCTGCTGCGGAAGCCGCGTGGGCTGCTGCGGGGAAGCTTGATATCCTCGTGAATAACGCCGGCTGCAATGTCCGAAAGCCTGCGCTGGAGGTGACGTGGGAAGATTGGAACCTGATTCTCGATACCAATCTCCGCGGTGTCTTCTTCACTGCCCAGGCTATCGCCCGCCGGATGGTGGAACGAGGCTACGGCCGCATCATCAACATCGGGTCGGTGACCTGTGTGAACGGCTATGCAGGCCTTGCTCCGTATGGCGCGAGCCGCGGAGGCGTGAAGCAACTGACCATGAGCCTTGCTGATGATTGGGGAAAGCACGGGGTTACCGTGAATTGCCTCGCTCCCGGGTGGTTCAAGACCGCGCAGAACGCGGTGATGTACGAGGATGCGGGATGGGTCGATTACTTGACCGACCGCATCCCTCTCAAGCGCCCGGGAGCGCCTGGTGACTTGGATGGCACCTTGGTTTTTCTCGCATCCGATGCGAGCGCCTACATGACCGGGCAGACGCTGCTGGTGGATGGAGGAATCTCCGTTGGAGCGGTGAAGGCAGTGCCCAGAAAGTGA
- a CDS encoding zinc-dependent alcohol dehydrogenase, which translates to MRALQLVAPSELAVVDLPQPQPGFGEVRLRVKACGICGSDLHGMDGGSGRRIPPLVMGHEASGIVDAAGEGVSAWRAGDRVTFDSTVWCGECGYCREGRVNLCDSRQVVGVACAEFRRDGAFAEYVTVPQRILHRLPEALSFEEAAFAEPVGVALHAVRRAGDLEGSTVLVVGVGLIGLLVVQALKRAGAGKVIAVDLDEGRLELARELGADETAIGGPGLAPFEVDIAMEVVGAAPTVDFAIRSVRKGGRVVLVGNLSPNVPLPLQVVVTRELDVLGSCAIAGEYPEALEAIASDSIRVKPLITAAVGLENGVDAFVKAKAPGALKVLVTS; encoded by the coding sequence ATGAGAGCGCTGCAACTCGTGGCACCGTCCGAGCTGGCGGTGGTGGATCTGCCGCAGCCCCAGCCTGGTTTTGGCGAAGTGCGACTGCGGGTGAAAGCCTGCGGCATCTGCGGCAGCGACCTGCATGGCATGGACGGCGGCAGCGGCAGGCGGATCCCGCCGCTGGTGATGGGTCACGAGGCGAGCGGCATCGTGGATGCGGCGGGTGAAGGCGTGAGCGCGTGGAGAGCGGGCGATCGTGTCACCTTCGATTCCACGGTGTGGTGTGGCGAGTGCGGCTACTGCCGCGAGGGCCGCGTGAATCTTTGCGACTCCCGCCAGGTGGTGGGGGTCGCTTGTGCGGAGTTCCGCCGAGATGGAGCCTTTGCGGAATACGTGACGGTGCCGCAGCGGATCCTGCACCGCTTGCCGGAGGCGCTGTCCTTTGAGGAAGCAGCCTTTGCCGAACCGGTGGGAGTTGCCTTGCATGCGGTGAGGCGGGCGGGCGATCTCGAGGGAAGTACGGTGCTCGTCGTAGGTGTGGGCTTGATCGGGCTGCTGGTCGTCCAGGCGCTGAAGCGTGCCGGTGCCGGAAAAGTGATCGCTGTCGATCTGGACGAAGGGCGCTTGGAGCTGGCGCGCGAGCTCGGAGCGGATGAGACCGCGATTGGCGGACCGGGGCTTGCCCCGTTCGAGGTGGATATTGCGATGGAAGTCGTGGGTGCTGCGCCCACGGTGGATTTTGCGATCCGTTCGGTCCGGAAGGGGGGGCGGGTGGTGCTTGTGGGAAATCTTTCGCCGAACGTGCCCCTGCCTTTGCAGGTCGTGGTCACCCGGGAACTCGATGTGCTCGGCTCCTGCGCGATTGCCGGAGAGTATCCAGAAGCTCTGGAGGCGATCGCTTCCGACAGCATCCGGGTAAAGCCACTGATTACCGCCGCGGTCGGTCTCGAGAATGGCGTGGATGCTTTCGTGAAGGCGAAGGCTCCGGGGGCCTTGAAAGTGCTGGTGACCAGCTGA
- a CDS encoding Dabb family protein: MEHHVYFWLKDERKNEADRKAFEAGLDDLLKVKGLVSGFWAVPAKVMERPVIDQSWDYATSFTFESVEAQDIYQEDPDHYVFINAFKDWWAKVEVRDLERVSK, translated from the coding sequence ATGGAACACCATGTGTATTTCTGGCTGAAGGACGAGCGGAAGAACGAGGCTGACCGCAAGGCTTTCGAAGCGGGCCTTGATGACCTTTTGAAGGTGAAGGGACTGGTCAGCGGCTTTTGGGCCGTGCCGGCCAAGGTGATGGAGCGCCCGGTGATCGACCAGTCCTGGGACTATGCGACTTCCTTCACGTTTGAATCCGTGGAGGCCCAGGATATCTATCAGGAAGACCCGGATCACTACGTTTTCATCAATGCCTTCAAGGATTGGTGGGCGAAGGTGGAAGTCAGGGATCTCGAACGCGTCAGCAAGTGA